Part of the Flagellimonas eckloniae genome, TGACCACAGAATTGTTTCCAAATCATAATAGCTCAATCAATGTTATCAGTACTCATAGAACACCCATAGGGTATAACGGAAAGATTTCTGAATATTCAGCTAACGAATGATTTTTACCATTCAATAGGCTTAAAAGACTGCCCAATTTTCAAGCGTTCCTTTGATTTAAGAACAATATATTCTTCTCTTTTTTCTTTCTCCATGGCAAAGATTTGATTTTTGTTCACAATATACTTTCGGTGTATTCTTATAAAATCTGGATGTAATTGTTTTGCCAATACTCCAATACGGTTCCTTTGCAAATATTTTTCTGTTTGTGTATAAAGATTAAGGTAATGTCCTTCAGCTTCAATCCAATGAATCATTTCCAATGGAATCGTAACCAATTTTCTGCCCTTATACACCTCAATGGTTTGTTTTTGGCTTTTTTGGAAGTAAACATATGCAGCAGATGCTAAAACAAAAAATAAATGGTATAGGGCTTCCCTTCCATAATAGTATCTGGCATAATCGGAATCTATATAATTTTCAAAATATCCTAAACTATGCAGGATAACATTTGATAGTACATAAAAAAGCAGCAAAACAAGTAATGCGAAGCCGATATTCAATATCCAATACCATTTTTTGTAGCTGTTCTTTATTTTTTTTTGAATTTGAAGGCCAAGTACAATTACGGGTATAAATAAAAGAACGGAAACACTGAGATAAATTATTGATGTCCAAATACTATAGCTTGAATGATGACTGTATCGAATGATATTCTGTACAAGAGTGATGATGAAGATTAGGGTTAGCAGTGCTATTGATAAAAAATAAAACCTTTTTTCATTGGCTATAAACTGCATTGAAATAGGAAATTAGGAATGACACATTGTTTCAATATCATTAATCACAAATATAGGCTATTAACGATTTTGTCCTTATTTATCCAAAAATCCCCTTAAAATGAGTTTCGGTCAACCCTTTTGATTTTAACCATTTAGCCAATTCTTTGCGTTCACCTACTTCAGCATGGTGCAATAGTGTAAAGCCATGGGGTCCAGGAGCATTGAGCAAATTTGAATGATTCTGTACTAGTTTTTTAACAATCTCGCCATACCCTAAAAAAGCGTAGTTAAAAATATCCAGTCTAGCACCTTTACCTACTAGATAATCTGCTACATCTCGTCTACCCATATGCGATGCACCTCCAATAGCGGTTTCAAAATCTCCCTTTTTGAATTGATTGGTACAGTTAAGCAATAAAGGGTGCTTCTCAAGAATTTTTCGGGTATCTTCAAGACTTTTATGGGCAGCGAATACAAATGCTTGAATCAATTCCTTGTCAAAAACCTCTTCCTGGTTTGTATGCGAATTTGCCATTAATAAAGTTGGAGCACCTATGGCCATGGTTCCAATAATAAAATTGTTTTTAAGAAATTTCTTTCTGTTCATGATATGTGGATTTTTGATTGAGATACAAATAACAGGGAATCTAATAATTTGTTCGTTTCTCGAATGAACATTTGTCCTGAAGTCGTAGTAAAACGACATAAAAGTTCCCATAAAAATTTGCTCTTGGCCAGATGTTTTGAATATCAAGTTTGGAAATGCATTATGGTTTTTTGGGTATCTTTAGACAGCTCATTAAGCTTTAACCATGAAAAAGTGTATTTACCTAGTATTAGTTATCATTCCAATAATTGCCTGTAATCCTGAACCCAAAAGCCTTCTTATAGGAAATACGCTTGATGGTTGGCATATTGATGTTCCGGAAATGGATTCCGTACCTAGTGCAAAAAATCCATTTATCATGAAGAATGGTAACCTCATAAGTCTTGGTACGCCAAGAGGACACCTTATTTCAGATGCAGTCCATAAAAATTATCGATTAACAGTGGAGTATCGATTTACAGCTGAGCCGGGCAATTGTGGGATATTGGTACATGCGTCCACACCTAGGGCACTTTACAAGATGTTTCCAAAATCTATTGAAGTGCAAATGAAGCATAAGAACGCTGGTGACTTTTGGGTGATTGTTGAAGATATTGAGGTAGACAATATGGAGGAACGCAGAGGTCCTAAGAATGAATGGGGAATTACTGAAGGCAAAAAGCGAAGAATCACCAATTTAACTGATGATTCGGAAAAAGAATTAGGTCAATGGAACTCAATGACCATAGAATGTCTAAATGATGAGATAAAAGTTTGGGTAAATGGAGACTTCGTAAATCATGGGCATAACGCCACAGCCACGATGGGGCAAATTGCGATTCAGGCTGAAGGCTCTGAAGTGGAGTTTCGAAAAATTGATTTGGAACCTATTTCAAAACTTACCAATTAAAACCCTTCGATCCTAATAAGACTATGTTTGGAAAAATCACTTGCATACTATTGTTGACTATGTTCCTCTTTTCTTGCAATGAGAAAAAAGAAGAAACAAAGAAAAAAAATGACGAAAATCTAATAGAGACAGATTTACCGTTAATGAACCTCAATTTACCAGAAGGCTTTAAGATAAGTGTTTTTGCAGAAGGTATTGATGGAGCACGATCCATGACAATGGGGGATAATGGAACTCTTTTTGTTGGTACACGTAATGAAAAACAGGTATATGCCCTTCAAGATCTGGATGGAGATTTTAGAGCGGATACTATTATCACTTTGGATACAGATCTGGAGTCACCAAATGGAGTTGCTTTTAAAGATGGCGCTTTATACGTTGCGGAGGTAAGTAGATTACTCAAGTACCAAAACATAGAGGAACAATTATCAAATCCACCAAAGCCAGAGGTTATTTATGATGATTATCCTACTGAGTTCCATCATGGATGGAAATATATCGCTTTTGGTCCAGATGGAAAATTATATGTTCCTGTGGGAGCTCCATGCAATATTTGCGATTCCACAACGGTAGATGAACGTTATGCGACCATAACTCGAATGGACCCTGATGGAAGCAACAGGGAAATTTATGCAAAAGGCATTCGCAATACTGTTGGATTTACATGGCACCCAGAAACCGAACAGATGTGGTTTACGGATAATGGTCGAGATATGATGGGTGATGATATTCCTCCCTGTGAGCTTAACCGTGTAGACCAGGCTGGGCAACATTACGGATACCCATATTGCCATGGTGGAACAGTTAAGGATACCGAGTTTGGTAATCAATTCCCTTGCGAAGACTTTGTCCCCCCGGTACAGCAACTTGGAGCTCATGTCGCACCTTTAGGAGTAAAATTTTATACAGGAAACATGTTTCCATCCTCCTATAAAAACCAGATATTTATAGCAGAACATGGCTCATGGAACCGATCAAGCAAGGTGGGATATAAAATCTCCTTGGTACGCCTTCAGGATAATGAAGCAATAAGTTATGAGACCTTTATAGATGGTTGGTTGGATGAGGAAAGTCAAGAAAGGTTTGGCAGACCTGTG contains:
- a CDS encoding ankyrin repeat domain-containing protein, with the protein product MNRKKFLKNNFIIGTMAIGAPTLLMANSHTNQEEVFDKELIQAFVFAAHKSLEDTRKILEKHPLLLNCTNQFKKGDFETAIGGASHMGRRDVADYLVGKGARLDIFNYAFLGYGEIVKKLVQNHSNLLNAPGPHGFTLLHHAEVGERKELAKWLKSKGLTETHFKGIFG
- a CDS encoding 3-keto-disaccharide hydrolase, with the translated sequence MKKCIYLVLVIIPIIACNPEPKSLLIGNTLDGWHIDVPEMDSVPSAKNPFIMKNGNLISLGTPRGHLISDAVHKNYRLTVEYRFTAEPGNCGILVHASTPRALYKMFPKSIEVQMKHKNAGDFWVIVEDIEVDNMEERRGPKNEWGITEGKKRRITNLTDDSEKELGQWNSMTIECLNDEIKVWVNGDFVNHGHNATATMGQIAIQAEGSEVEFRKIDLEPISKLTN
- a CDS encoding PQQ-dependent sugar dehydrogenase; amino-acid sequence: MFLFSCNEKKEETKKKNDENLIETDLPLMNLNLPEGFKISVFAEGIDGARSMTMGDNGTLFVGTRNEKQVYALQDLDGDFRADTIITLDTDLESPNGVAFKDGALYVAEVSRLLKYQNIEEQLSNPPKPEVIYDDYPTEFHHGWKYIAFGPDGKLYVPVGAPCNICDSTTVDERYATITRMDPDGSNREIYAKGIRNTVGFTWHPETEQMWFTDNGRDMMGDDIPPCELNRVDQAGQHYGYPYCHGGTVKDTEFGNQFPCEDFVPPVQQLGAHVAPLGVKFYTGNMFPSSYKNQIFIAEHGSWNRSSKVGYKISLVRLQDNEAISYETFIDGWLDEESQERFGRPVDILFLEDGSMLISDDFGDAIYRVSYSVDG
- a CDS encoding LytR/AlgR family response regulator transcription factor yields the protein MQFIANEKRFYFLSIALLTLIFIITLVQNIIRYSHHSSYSIWTSIIYLSVSVLLFIPVIVLGLQIQKKIKNSYKKWYWILNIGFALLVLLLFYVLSNVILHSLGYFENYIDSDYARYYYGREALYHLFFVLASAAYVYFQKSQKQTIEVYKGRKLVTIPLEMIHWIEAEGHYLNLYTQTEKYLQRNRIGVLAKQLHPDFIRIHRKYIVNKNQIFAMEKEKREEYIVLKSKERLKIGQSFKPIEW